The following proteins are encoded in a genomic region of Synechococcus sp. CBW1002:
- the prmA gene encoding 50S ribosomal protein L11 methyltransferase, whose protein sequence is MTLTWWRLEMDAPAELEESLLWKLQTLGVGRVAIQSHPDTPEQHRLVAWLPEIDWPAPQRAELERALAALGEPFDLALPPLDWHRQDEEDWGLSWKQHWQADPIGERLLILPAWLEVPPEFGQRLVIRIDPGSAFGTGSHPTTRLCLEAMERLAMQDPGAGSLAGWRVADLGCGSGILGFGALRLGAAALAASDTDPLAVRATAENAALNGLPLAPGGVVRVAEGSVEALEALLEGVPANLLLCNILAPVIEALCPAFDRLLAADGVGLLSGLLVEQVPALEDALAGAGWQAELTASQSQWGLLTIRRRPDVA, encoded by the coding sequence GGTGGCGCCTGGAGATGGATGCTCCAGCCGAACTGGAGGAATCGCTCCTCTGGAAGCTCCAGACCCTCGGGGTGGGACGGGTGGCGATCCAGTCCCATCCCGACACGCCTGAGCAGCATCGGCTTGTGGCCTGGTTGCCGGAGATCGACTGGCCGGCGCCGCAGCGCGCTGAGCTGGAGCGGGCCCTGGCCGCCCTGGGTGAACCGTTTGATCTGGCCCTTCCTCCGCTCGATTGGCACCGCCAGGATGAGGAGGACTGGGGCCTGAGCTGGAAGCAGCACTGGCAGGCCGATCCGATCGGGGAGCGGCTGCTGATCCTGCCGGCCTGGCTGGAGGTGCCGCCGGAGTTTGGGCAGCGTCTGGTGATCAGGATTGATCCGGGCAGTGCCTTCGGCACCGGCAGTCACCCCACCACCCGCCTCTGCCTTGAGGCGATGGAACGCCTGGCGATGCAGGATCCAGGGGCCGGATCTCTGGCGGGCTGGCGGGTCGCCGACCTTGGCTGCGGCAGCGGCATCCTCGGTTTCGGTGCCCTGCGGCTCGGAGCTGCCGCTCTAGCTGCCAGCGACACCGATCCGCTGGCGGTGCGGGCCACAGCGGAGAACGCGGCGCTCAACGGCCTCCCCCTGGCTCCAGGCGGCGTGGTGCGGGTGGCGGAGGGCTCCGTGGAAGCCCTTGAGGCGTTGCTGGAGGGTGTGCCGGCCAATCTGCTGCTCTGCAACATCCTGGCGCCGGTGATCGAGGCGCTCTGTCCTGCGTTCGATCGCCTGCTGGCGGCCGATGGGGTGGGCCTGCTCAGCGGCCTGCTGGTGGAGCAGGTGCCGGCTCTGGAGGACGCTCTGGCCGGGGCCGGCTGGCAGGCCGAGCTCACGGCCAGCCAGAGCCAGTGGGGGCTGCTCACCATCCGCCGGCGACCGGATGTTGCATAA